Proteins from one Prinia subflava isolate CZ2003 ecotype Zambia chromosome 4, Cam_Psub_1.2, whole genome shotgun sequence genomic window:
- the MIEF1 gene encoding mitochondrial dynamics protein MIEF1 isoform X3, with product MPGGGGRAGGERQPRPAWGPAGTDTAPAGGKMAGAGQRKGKKDDNGIGTAIDFVLANARLVLGVGGAAMLGIATLAVKRMYDRAISAPSSPTRLGQSGKRSWEEPNWLGSSSRLLTQDMKTSLSRSLQTLPTEPSAADTDFIRPTKPKPSAKRSQVELKKSRLRLSLQEKLFAYYRRRVAIPADEQARAKQAAVDICAELRSFLRAKLPDMPLRDMYLSGSLYDDLQVVTADHIQLIVPLMLEQNLWSCIPGEDTIMNIPGFYLVRRENPEYFPRGSSYWDRCVVGGYLSPKTVADTFEKVVAGSINWPAIGSLLDYVIRPAAPPADLTLEVQYDADRHLFIDFLPSLTLGDIVLVAKPHRLAQNDNLWRLSLRPAETARLHALDQGDSGCRCLCLKIFKAVCKLNPALGHLTASQLTNVILHLSQEESNWSQDMLADRFLQALKGLIHYLEAGVLPSVLNPKVNLFSELTPEEVDELGYTLYSSLSEPEVLLQT from the exons GTAAGATGGCAGGCGCTGGGCAGCGCAAAGGGAAGAAGGATGACAACGGCATCGGCACCGCCATCGACTTCGTGCTGGCCAACGCACGGCTGGTGCTGGGCGTGGGGGGCGCCGCCATGCTGGGCATTGCCACGCTGGCCGTCAAGCGG ATGTATGACCGGGCAAtcagtgctcccagcagcccCACTCGCTTGGGCCAGTCAGGAAAGAGAAGCTGGGAAGAGCCAAACTGGCTGGGCTCCTCCTCACGCCTGCTGACCCAGGACATGAAGACCAGCCTCAGCCGCTCCCTGCAGACCCTCCCCACTGAGCCTTCAGCTGCAGACACAG ACTTTATTCGACCCACAAAGCCCAAGCCATCTGCCAAGCGGAGTCAGGTGGAGCTGAAGAAGTCCCGCCTTcgcctgtccctgcaggagaagCTGTTTGCATACTACCGACGGCGGGTGGCAATCCCAGCAGATGAGCAGGCTCGAGCCAAGCAGGCAGCTGTGGATATCTGCGCGGAGCTGCGCAGCTTCCTGCGCGCCAAGCTGCCGGACATGCCCCTGCGGGACATGTACCTCAGCGGCAGCCTCTACGATGACCTACAG GTAGTGACAGCTGACCACATCCAGCTTATTGTACCTCTTATGCTGGAGCAGAACCTGTGGTCGTGTATCCCTGGGGAGGACACTATCATGAACATTCCTGGCTTCTACTTGGTGCGTCGAGAAAACCCAGAGTACTTTCCTCGCGGGAGCAGCTACTGGGACCGCTGTGTGGTAGGAGGTTACCTTTCCCCCAAAACTGTAGCAGACACCTTTGAGAAAGTTGTAGCTGGGTCCATAAACTGGCCAGCAATTGGGAGTCTCTTGGACTATGTGATCCgtccagcagctcccccagcagaTTTGACTCTGGAAGTCCAGTATGATGCAGATCGGCATCTTTTTATTGACTTTCTACCATCCCTGACACTGGGGGACATCGTCCTCGTTGCTAAACCTCACCGATTGGCCCAGAATGACAACTTGTGGCGACTGAGCCTGCGGCCAGCGGAAACAGCTCGCCTCCACGCCCTGGACCAGGGCGATTCTGGCTGCCGCTGCTTGTGCCTCAAGATCTTCAAAGCAGTATGCAAGTTAAACCCAGCTCTGGGACATCTCACTGCCAGCCAGCTCACCAATGTCATCCTGCACCTCTCCCAGGAGGAGTCCAACTGGTCCCAGGACATGCTGGCCGATCGCTTCTTGCAGGCACTGAAGGGGCTGATCCACTATTTGGAGGCAGGTGTCCTCCCTAGTGTCCTGAACCCCAAGGTGAACTTGTTTTCAGAGCTCACCCCTGAAGAAGTGGATGAGTTGGGCTATACCCTCTACAGCTCTCTGTCGGAGCCAGAGGTCTTGCTGCAGACGTGA
- the MIEF1 gene encoding mitochondrial dynamics protein MIEF1 isoform X4, whose translation MAGAGQRKGKKDDNGIGTAIDFVLANARLVLGVGGAAMLGIATLAVKRMYDRAISAPSSPTRLGQSGKRSWEEPNWLGSSSRLLTQDMKTSLSRSLQTLPTEPSAADTDFIRPTKPKPSAKRSQVELKKSRLRLSLQEKLFAYYRRRVAIPADEQARAKQAAVDICAELRSFLRAKLPDMPLRDMYLSGSLYDDLQVVTADHIQLIVPLMLEQNLWSCIPGEDTIMNIPGFYLVRRENPEYFPRGSSYWDRCVVGGYLSPKTVADTFEKVVAGSINWPAIGSLLDYVIRPAAPPADLTLEVQYDADRHLFIDFLPSLTLGDIVLVAKPHRLAQNDNLWRLSLRPAETARLHALDQGDSGCRCLCLKIFKAVCKLNPALGHLTASQLTNVILHLSQEESNWSQDMLADRFLQALKGLIHYLEAGVLPSVLNPKVNLFSELTPEEVDELGYTLYSSLSEPEVLLQT comes from the exons ATGGCAGGCGCTGGGCAGCGCAAAGGGAAGAAGGATGACAACGGCATCGGCACCGCCATCGACTTCGTGCTGGCCAACGCACGGCTGGTGCTGGGCGTGGGGGGCGCCGCCATGCTGGGCATTGCCACGCTGGCCGTCAAGCGG ATGTATGACCGGGCAAtcagtgctcccagcagcccCACTCGCTTGGGCCAGTCAGGAAAGAGAAGCTGGGAAGAGCCAAACTGGCTGGGCTCCTCCTCACGCCTGCTGACCCAGGACATGAAGACCAGCCTCAGCCGCTCCCTGCAGACCCTCCCCACTGAGCCTTCAGCTGCAGACACAG ACTTTATTCGACCCACAAAGCCCAAGCCATCTGCCAAGCGGAGTCAGGTGGAGCTGAAGAAGTCCCGCCTTcgcctgtccctgcaggagaagCTGTTTGCATACTACCGACGGCGGGTGGCAATCCCAGCAGATGAGCAGGCTCGAGCCAAGCAGGCAGCTGTGGATATCTGCGCGGAGCTGCGCAGCTTCCTGCGCGCCAAGCTGCCGGACATGCCCCTGCGGGACATGTACCTCAGCGGCAGCCTCTACGATGACCTACAG GTAGTGACAGCTGACCACATCCAGCTTATTGTACCTCTTATGCTGGAGCAGAACCTGTGGTCGTGTATCCCTGGGGAGGACACTATCATGAACATTCCTGGCTTCTACTTGGTGCGTCGAGAAAACCCAGAGTACTTTCCTCGCGGGAGCAGCTACTGGGACCGCTGTGTGGTAGGAGGTTACCTTTCCCCCAAAACTGTAGCAGACACCTTTGAGAAAGTTGTAGCTGGGTCCATAAACTGGCCAGCAATTGGGAGTCTCTTGGACTATGTGATCCgtccagcagctcccccagcagaTTTGACTCTGGAAGTCCAGTATGATGCAGATCGGCATCTTTTTATTGACTTTCTACCATCCCTGACACTGGGGGACATCGTCCTCGTTGCTAAACCTCACCGATTGGCCCAGAATGACAACTTGTGGCGACTGAGCCTGCGGCCAGCGGAAACAGCTCGCCTCCACGCCCTGGACCAGGGCGATTCTGGCTGCCGCTGCTTGTGCCTCAAGATCTTCAAAGCAGTATGCAAGTTAAACCCAGCTCTGGGACATCTCACTGCCAGCCAGCTCACCAATGTCATCCTGCACCTCTCCCAGGAGGAGTCCAACTGGTCCCAGGACATGCTGGCCGATCGCTTCTTGCAGGCACTGAAGGGGCTGATCCACTATTTGGAGGCAGGTGTCCTCCCTAGTGTCCTGAACCCCAAGGTGAACTTGTTTTCAGAGCTCACCCCTGAAGAAGTGGATGAGTTGGGCTATACCCTCTACAGCTCTCTGTCGGAGCCAGAGGTCTTGCTGCAGACGTGA